The DNA sequence TGTGTATCTTCACAAGTTGGCTGTGCCCTTGAATGTACTTTTTGTTCAACCGCTCAACAAGGTTTTAACCGCAACTTGTCAGTTGGTGAAATCATCGGCCAAGTTTGGCGTGTTGCGCAGGATATAGGCTGGGATGGGTTATCGACTAACCGTCCGGTTACAAACGTTGTAATGATGGGCATGGGTGAGCCGCTTCTAAATGTTAAAAACGTCGTACCAGCAATGGAGCTGATGATGGACGACTTTGCGTTTGGTTTATCAAAGCGCCGCGTAACATTGAGTACATCTGGTGTTGTACCTGCACTAGACATGCTAAAAGAAAAAATCGATGTCGCATTAGCGATTTCACTTCACGCACCAAACGACGAACTGCGTGACATCTTGGTACCGATTAACAAAAAGTACAACATCGAAGAGTTTTTAGCGTCATGTCGTCGATATATTGATGGTTCGACTGCGAACAAAGAAATCACTATCGAGTACGTTATGCTTAATGGTATTAACGACTCAATGGATCAAGCTCGCGAGCTAGCGCAGACATTACGTGGCACACCATCAAAAATTAACCTGATCCCATGGAACCCGTTCCCGGGTGCACCATACGAAAAATCGTCAAATAG is a window from the Psychrosphaera ytuae genome containing:
- a CDS encoding bifunctional tRNA (adenosine(37)-C2)-methyltransferase TrmG/ribosomal RNA large subunit methyltransferase RlmN — protein: MSAEIITPAVEAQPVKKVNLLDYDRKALRQFFKDELGEKPFRADQAIKWIYQMGQTDFSEMTNFSKVLRAKLAEKCEVRAPEISVRQVSSDGTIKYAMLLEGGQEVEAVWIPDGDRKTLCVSSQVGCALECTFCSTAQQGFNRNLSVGEIIGQVWRVAQDIGWDGLSTNRPVTNVVMMGMGEPLLNVKNVVPAMELMMDDFAFGLSKRRVTLSTSGVVPALDMLKEKIDVALAISLHAPNDELRDILVPINKKYNIEEFLASCRRYIDGSTANKEITIEYVMLNGINDSMDQARELAQTLRGTPSKINLIPWNPFPGAPYEKSSNSRVDRFAKVLQEEGYTCIVRRTRGDDIDAACGQLVGDVVDRTKRMLKKQMKGDSISVKMV